The sequence below is a genomic window from Carassius auratus strain Wakin chromosome 42, ASM336829v1, whole genome shotgun sequence.
CACAAGTGTGGATATGCCAGCAATATGCAGGGTGGATACTCTTAGCATTGGCATAATTGGTTCCAGTTTCTTTTTTGACTAAGACTCACTTTTCCTCTTCCCCTTTTTTCACACAAACAGGCtgaaacgaagaaaaaaaaacactgactgatTTACCAAGCAAAACACAAAAGGATAAACAGCAATAAAAGTAGAATGGCAGCTAACAGACAGTATATATAGTCTTTGACATGGGAGGTTCAGTGGAGAGCATGAGTTTTTCCAGATCTTTGATATGGAGAGAGACAAAGACACTGAGTATGAATCTAATACATCTTTCTAATGGGGAAAAAGTGTGGGGTGCAAAGTGGGAGATATTCTTGAATGAGCTTTCTTTCTGTTGACTTAAGCAGATGTCTCAAGAGATGACGAAAGAAAAATATGCCatctaaaaaataaagcatataaaaCAGCTCTATGAAGACATTAGCACTTTTAAATCTACTCATCCATAACATGTatgagtttatgtgtgtgttctgcagaagaaccAAAGCCattaaggtttggaacaacaggagggtgagaaaatgatgacagaatataattttttttggttaattatCCTTTTAATGTGGTATAAAATACAGACAAATGTTTAGGGGCCTGTTTATAAAGTCTTAGACCTTGAGTCTATTAAGAAAGGTTATATGATTAATGTATAGAAACATAAATAGTATATATCTTCTTGACACTACTTTAGCTGTAAGCTGCAATATTCTTCCATCAAACGATCCTCCCTCCTAAAACTGGAGCCTTTTGCTTTCAGAAAACTGCAAGGACATGTTACTCTTTTATTAAGTTTTCATTACATTAAAACCCTATCTTTCGTGGATGGACGGCAGCCAGAGACAAACGTTTCAAGTATATGATGGAAAACATTTGTGAAATCAAAATGAGAGGTCAAGAAAGCATTGATCTTGTATGGGAAGTTGATACACTCCAACTCGGTTTCTGAAAACTCTCCCCTGGAGAAATGCGGAGGACAGGATTTACTGTGCTGTGGTTGCCCAGCCACGGCCCACATACCTTTAATGTTGCTCACAAGAGCTTTCTCTTCCTCTGCTTGACCATTACAACAAGGAACGGTAGAGGAATGCCATTACAGCAGGGCAGAGAGGAAATCACTGTTTTGTCTCCATAATCTTCAAGTTAGACTATGAAGGCAAGTCATGCAGCTTGATACTTTGGAGAATCCTGCAGTTTTATACGAGGAGCAAAATGAGGAGCTGCATGCAACTTTATTGACCACACTCTTTTACCACTGTCTGAAAGCGCCAATTGTCCCTATATGCCCATGAGTGGACTGTGATAAGAGCACAGCCTTAAATATACCCTCTCAACATAATTGATACAAATGTGCAAGTTTGGAGCACAAGTACAGGTTTAGGTGCTGAACTCTTTAGTGGATTGTGGATGACAGTTATTAGAGCAGAAAGCAGTTTTGGGAAGACAGGTTCAGGCCGGACAAAGCGGCATTCTGCTGCTCGTACAAGCATAACGTCATACAGTGCATCTCAGCTCCAGTTTAGAGCTCACTTCCCATTTTTGTCCTGATCCTAACGGAGATAAATACCCTTCCCACCCTTGCTTCCTCTGTGTAAATGCTCTGTTCCCTCTGCACAAAGACAACATGAAATGACATAATCTATAATCGTaatcataaaacatgtttttcctCAGGGTTATTTCTCCTATGTGACTGAGATTTCAAAGATTTTAATTATCACATAGAAATAGTGAGCCTGATGTTTATGCATATTAAGTTAGGGATAAGGTTTGTGATTCATGTTTTCTAAGTATTAAGCTTTGATGCTAATTTGTGGCATAAACATTAATGACATCTGGAGGAGATGAAAGCTATTACCTTTCTAAACCTTTTTGTCTGTTTGACAATAACAGATGTAAATGAAAAATCCTACAGAGTAATCTTGAGGGGAGTGCTCGATATGATTTTCAAGAGACATTTTCATCTTCATGAAGGaagtttttaaaaagattaaaaaaaatatatataaaacaatttaatttatcaaTGAGTAGTTGTGGTGAAAACAGTCAACATAAAGAAATCAAAAATACTATCAACTTTTTCATATAAGgataacaatttacatttttattagtataaaTACCAgatgttaaaaacaaacaaacataaataaatcaaaaacttAGCCATATCCAATATCTAGACTCAAAATATCACAGACCATTGGGTTCTGCTATTTTGGCTAGTGAGCAACCAACTAGTAACTaatcaaaacaccctagcaactgtgacggctggtgaaaagacagtccggaaacaatagcgagttaacaagatttaatgagatgatgagatatagtacaaagacacacaaagacgatgaggcggtaacactccagggagacgatGGACGGTGAGAAATCCAGACGGTagtggagtgtaggtgaggagtccgggtcttgacggcgtgaggcagcaggagacgcagaacacacagaattcaccacaaagtgtaaacaacccgagataaTCACAGCCTAAAAAATTCATAATCTAGGTTTTTCTTCTGTGCATGATCGTGCATTTCTTATGGTGATTGCAATACACTGGAATAAACttataagaaatgtatttaattttattacacaaaACAGTTTAGACCACTTGTTGTTTTTTCAGAGAAAGCAGAACATGAAACAATGCATATAtaacatgttaaaaataataattattatttccagCTTGCTTCCCGTTTGTGTCcaagattttcctcaagaatatGCAGAAGCAGAAGCAGTATTTTTTCTGTGTGGAGCAATTTCTTGTGTGAGACAGGGAAGAGTGTCTTCATTCTTGGCCTTGTTTGTTGTCTGGCCCTGCACTGGACACATGGGCCGTGTAACTCTAGTCCAGTTGTGACCACACAGGAGAGGTTCTGTGCAGAGGGGGTCGGCTCCAGAATGGAGACAGATGGACGGAGGGCAGTTCTCACAGAGAATGGCCTCCACTGTTCCCGTGCTGGCCGCTGCTTACAGATATCATTGATTTTGACCACGCTGAGTGAAGAGCTCGCTAATATCTCATTTCAGCACTGTCCTTCAGCATGACCATGTCACCTGTTCGGAGGTCAGGTCTACAGAACACCTCGACTGGGTGAATCCAATTACAGCCCGGGCCTTTTTTTCCTGATTATGTAGgggtaaatgacatttttatattttcagagttGGCTCTCATTCTTGTGAATGAATATTATACTATCAACAGGTTTTTCTGTTCAATGGAGTTCAGGGTTAGATGTTTCTGTTATACAAGAAAGACAGAAGAAAAATAGCAATGCacttcattattaataatattaataataatgataataaaatcagATGCCCAAATACAGTCAATAACAACAGTGACTGTGGAAAAGTACATAAAAACAATGCAAGCTGTTATCAAATCCAAAAGTTTTTTGGTTATTATGTGTGAATAAAGACTATTTGGttgtttcattttgttatttgcctaataaataacaataaaaagtgTTTGATagattcctaaaatatttgtgtattcTTTTTATTATGGAAGGTGGTCTAATAAATTTAAGCAAATACAAATTTATTCTACTTTCTATCGtgcatctgtaaaaaaaaaaaaaaaaaaaaaaaaaaaaagctttactattctctgtttttcttgtaaaacaatacatttgaaaatgtattcccATCATTGTGACTAAAAATAGTCTTCAGTAATCATAAATGTTACTTTCGGGCACAGGGTAAGATAAATCATGATTATTAcagtgatgatgtttttcttactgaCCCTGCTCGGTAAGAATGACTCAGATTGGGGAGTCCACCCTTCCTCATGATGAACAGGACAGGAAACCTGGTCAGACAGGAAAATGACCCCTGACATTTCACATGCTAAACTCAAGATAGGAAATTCTATttcaataatcatattttcatcacTTCACTATTTCCAGTCTTCAAACCCGGACACTCTTCCCCAACAAACTCCTCTACCCAACTACAGTGCATTTATCTTTGTGGCAATATTCTGTTTCCAACTTCTTCAGTTCTTTGCTCCAACTCTGCAAAAAGAGCGGAAAGGAGGAGTAAACAAATCATAAACAATAGCATAACAACTTAAAGCTAATGTCATAATCTTTAAGCCAGTGGACTATTGCTATTCCCATAGTGTAGGGGTCAAAGAGAAACCCATAAACTTCACTTGTTTATATTTTCGAGTTAAAAAGCAGGCATCTTTTCAGCGTCACTTTCAACTCTAATCAACAGTCTTGACCCTTGAGGAAACTCATTGCACAGCTGGAGCCCTGTATAAAAAGGAGAGGGGGCGACAGCTGCTTTGTAGAGGAGTTGCATGAGAACAACATGACTAGAGAGATCTAGTGGTGCACCACTTACAATTCTGTGGCAAAGCTTTTATGGACAATTATTTTTCCCCCATTTCAATTGTGCTTAGCCTTTAAAACACTCGCCTTGAGTggcctataaaaaataaaaaataataaccaaataaatatatacaacaggGACACCAGAAACTTAAATTCTGAGCTACAGTAAAAGGCAAGTAAACAGATCTCGAatggaagaaaaaatatattcgtCTGAGGGATAATAAGTCTGTCAGCTGTGGATGTCaaagtaaaaaactaaaactgactGAGCTCAGTTGGACCAGTAGGGCGGTTCCCACAGCACATAAATAACTCTTGGAATCTCACAAGTTCCCCCTACATACTTAGAGATTAGACTGCAAAATAATCCTGTAAGAGATAATTCATTCTTTACCTCTTATTACCACTTCAAACAAAGAGCCAAGGGAAGAGATGGAGTCTGTGAAGCACGGATTGAATTGAAGTGCTCCCTCTAGAGGCCACCCTGCGCAAactctctgaacacacacagccaTTACAATTCATTTGCATGACATGTGACAAACAAATGATACTGTACGTTTGAATAATCAATTACGACATAATAATTTGAGATAAAATATACTCTTGGCTTTGTATgagtgaaaataatttattttatcttagGCTATAAGTATTGAGAGTTGAAAGCACTTTGAAATGTAAACTCTACTGCTCTGTCAACCTTGGGTTTTGGCTCTCTTACACCCTGGGGGTTGACTGCGCTGTACCACAGAACTTGTTAAACTCCTCCTTGCATGTGTTTGTCATCCTCATAATTCTTAAACTGAATTAATAATCTCAGCATAGAGTATATGTGTGCAAGTGCCTCACATCTCACCTACAGTCCTCATGTTAAAAGCACCATTAAAgtgtggagagagaaaaaaaaaggtttttataaaAACTTCCACCTCTGGCTGAGAGGAGGTGGAGAGGAGGGGGGTGTTATGACCCCATCCTCTCCTCCGCCCAACACAGCCAAGAGCAATGTAGCGCTGTAGCAAATATACCCAGAAAAACTGCTCCCTCCTCCACCATTTCCTGAAAAAACTTTAGTCCAAAGTGGTGCTGTGTTCTTCCTCAGCTGTAACACAAATACAGAATGACTcagtgtagagagagagagagagagagagagagagagagcagttctTGCCCTGTCATGGATTGTTGAGGTGGGCTGTGGGAGGGGGTCCTGGGTTGTGTGTATTTGAAGTTGTAGGAGCTTTTTATCACCATTTCATTGAATATAAAGACTATTGATTAAtacattttgagtaaaaaaaaaagtctttgtgtAGAACTAACATACCACCACCCTCCTGAGGTAACAAGAGTCTGCAAGGATTTGTGGATCAGtaaaatttacaagaaaataaacacCAACACTATCCAATtaggtttaaattaaaacaacaaaaatttaaatgctCACAATGAAATAAGGGTGTTGGTAAAGGGTATTACGTAAAATTAACGAACACTCAGTACAACACTCTACTTgtcattcattttacatttaagtgATAAGTTGTTGATTTCCGAAATAATtcgcagcaaaaaaaaaaaataataaataagtaaaaaaaaaaaaaaaaaaacactgagttaCATAGCGTTTTTGTTGCAAAGCTCTACGCAAACTCAACCTGTCTAACATCAGTCTCAGAGACAACTGAACACAAGCTCGCTGATTTGCCTATGAGCGTGCACGAGAGCTCTGGTAAACTTTATACTGCTTTGCACTTCTGAGCGAGAGAGAAGCCAAAACTTcaaaccttgaagaaaaaaaaaagtaagagagAAACGCCCATGTGAAGCGACGTCTCGTGGCCCCTCCTGCATTTGGGTTAAAAGGAAATGCAAACCGAGGGGGTTTCTTATAGGGCAGCACAAGTTTACACAAGCAGGACCTGACTTGTTATAATTTACAGTATCCGATTCTTCTCGCTGTGTTTGATTTACCCTCGATTGGAAGATGACCACAGCCGTGGTGTCGCCTTTCTTCGACTTTAGCGAAGTGATCAACAACAAGGTGAGGAACAAGGTTTTAAGCTTGATCTGTTTGTGTTGTGGAATGTGAACGATTAGACTTCCATTCTAGGTTTGAATGGgcgattattattttttttagctgtattGCAACAATAACTAAATTGCAACTGTTTTTACCTCTCTTGAGTCATCTTTAAAATTCTAATCCAGCAATAAAGTAGGACTAGACGCTTGCAGCCAGTAAAGTTCCCTGCTTCGCTTGTTCTGGAGAATCCATGGCTGTGATTTCACAACGTGTGTAGGAAGATGATGCATAATCCGTTCATGGACATTTTTAATCAAGATTTTAAGTTAAAAGTTATATGAAGGAAAAGTGTATATCTTGGATTCTATGGCTACTtgcaattaatttgaatttaatcaCAATCTTAATCACTCTCCAATCCTTCCTTCAAAATAATGTAGTGTGATTCATTAAacgtacatattttttttttaataagctaaCTTCATTTTAATTAAGAGACTGCATGCTTAACAATTGTCAATATTTTGACATGGTATATCACACCTCAGTGCACATCAGCTTCCCACAATTATTTCATATCAACTAcccatgtatgtatgtatgtgtcacgtagctttcttttgaactttgaagGTTGGAGCAACCGGTTTCAGATATAGCAAGCTTAACAAAATCCTTTTTTGGATTGACCTGTCTGGGTGTAAACTTGAATGGTGGATGAATCTGTCAGGGCTGTCCCGTGATTTCATTGAATTAAACTGACGGAGAGGAGTGACTAAGAAAACCAGTAAGTCTAGCTGGTTTTTAGATATGAGTCATTAACCCATAACTGTTGGCAGAGATCGTTTGTCTGTGGAGTTAATGTTTTTCTGTGGTGTGTAGAATAACATTTCAAATTTGATTATGTATACATCTCCATCCAGCTGTTTAGGAATTAGTTATGTCTGTTTTTAGTTATATTACTTTATTCTGTTTAGTACTGCGATATATTTCCTTATGAAAAACTTTAAGCAACATGATCTAGTTTGATAATGCTGATTCTGACTTGTTAATGTTGTCAGACGTGGTCATCAATGTCCACAGGTTTGCAGGCAGACATAGTCTCACATCTGATACAGTACGAGTTGGGATATTACTCGTATCAGACACGTGCAGCAGTCTTTGCTGTTCTAAAGCAGTCAAGCGTTCCATTGGTGGGCATCAAGCCAAACGAACAGTTGTTTAGGCCTGTATTACTCATGGGCTTAACAGTGCAAAACAGTTAAGACTTGCCAACCACTTTGCGGCTTTCAGCAACTGAATTTAATGCCgtcattgttctttttttgtctttttcttttgtaGAACAAAATGCTGAACTACAATAATAACATCCTCAGTACTCCACACCCTGTCTCTGTCCCTTGCACGGGGCCAAGTCTGCCCATCTCCAACCCCACTGGGTGCCTGCTGGACAGGAAGGCTGTGGGGACACCCTCAACTATTGGGGTTTACCAGCGCCGGCACTCTGTCACTTCAGCTAACACCAAACTCAACCAAAACCAGTTCTTGAACTTTGCTAACGCAGATCCATCCTTTCTCTGCTCGGAGACTGGAACGACCGGCAGCAGCAACAAAGAGAACCGACTTCGAGACCGCTCTTTCTCGGAGACGGGGGATCGCCTGCTACAGAAGTGTTCGGGCCCTGGAGGCCCCAACAGCCAGGTCAACTCGAGCCGTTACAAGACAGAGCTATGCAGGCCATTCGAGGAGAACGGCGCCTGCAAGTACGGAGACAAGTGCCAGTTTGCCCATGGCATTCATGAGTTGCGCAGCCTAAGCCGCCATCCTAAGTACAAGACAGAGCTCTGCCGCACATTCCACACCATTGGCTTCTGCCCCTATGGCCCACGCTGCCACTTCATCCACAATGCGGAAGAGCGCCGTGGACCTCCTCCAACCTCATCCCCCCTTTCATCCTCCAATAAAATGGAGAGGCCGCGGCTGCAACACAGCTACAGCTTTGCAGGGTTCCCCAGCTCTGGAGGCTTGAGGGACAGCCCCTGCTCCGTCACCCCTCCACCTATATTTTCCCCAGACGATCTGCCCGAGTGGCCTAGCAGTAACCCCTTTACATATTCCAGCCAGGAGCTGGCAAACCTCTTCAGCCCCAGTCTGGGCAATGCACCTTTATCCTGCTCCGACCCTTCCACCCAGGCCCCATCTTCCCCAACGACCCCTTACTACTTCAGGGCCATGTCCGAGTCTCCCCAACTCTACGAGTCTCCATCCAGTCAGCCAGACTCGCTTTCTGACCAAGAGGGCTACCAGAGCAGCTCAAGCGGAAGTCTGAGCGGCTCCGAATCTCCCACCCTGGACACCACCCGCCGACTGCCCATCTTCAGCAGGCTTTCCATCTCTGATGACTAAAGCACATTGAGCCAGACCCCGTCCCCCTTTCCACTGCATGCAGCAGTCTTGGGCAGAGAGGATGAGACGCTAGCACTCCCTCTACCTCTCACCATTTCTCTGGCACCCTAGAAGCCGTAGACTTCCCTCCTTGTATCACCTCCGCTCTGAAACCGATGCAGTGAATTAAGGGATCTTTCTCTTTTTTGAAGACTCTTTTTAACCAGAACAAGCTAAAACTCTCCCGGCCTCAAGGCTCTTCTGTTTTCCGTGCCTCATCTTGCAGAGCCCCTGCTATGTTTTTGGTGTGACTGTGCCAAACACGCAGAGTAGGAAGTGGATTAGCGAAATGCTAATCGTGAGCGGTATGAGACCGTTGTGCCAGGTGCCACAGCTGCAGTCAAGTGTAGCGGAGCCGGTGGCACGGTTATGGGAGAGATCTGTGCCCACCCC
It includes:
- the LOC113060482 gene encoding mRNA decay activator protein ZFP36L1-like, which encodes MTTAVVSPFFDFSEVINNKNKMLNYNNNILSTPHPVSVPCTGPSLPISNPTGCLLDRKAVGTPSTIGVYQRRHSVTSANTKLNQNQFLNFANADPSFLCSETGTTGSSNKENRLRDRSFSETGDRLLQKCSGPGGPNSQVNSSRYKTELCRPFEENGACKYGDKCQFAHGIHELRSLSRHPKYKTELCRTFHTIGFCPYGPRCHFIHNAEERRGPPPTSSPLSSSNKMERPRLQHSYSFAGFPSSGGLRDSPCSVTPPPIFSPDDLPEWPSSNPFTYSSQELANLFSPSLGNAPLSCSDPSTQAPSSPTTPYYFRAMSESPQLYESPSSQPDSLSDQEGYQSSSSGSLSGSESPTLDTTRRLPIFSRLSISDD